Within Flavobacterium pisciphilum, the genomic segment AAATAATTAACTTGTATTTCAAATCTATTAAATATACAAATATCATCCGAATCCATTCTAGCAACAATATCATGTTTAACATGTTTCATACCTTCATTCAACGCATACGCTAAACCTTTATTTATAGGCAATTCAATAACTACAAATAAGTACGAAAATCTACTAACATATTCATTAACGACATCATCTAACCCAATATTAAGAGGGCCATCTTTAACTATTATAATCTCATTTGGAATTAAAGTCTGATTACAGATAGATTCCAAAGATTGTCTCAAACAATTTGGATTCTCTTTATCATAAACTGACATTAAAACTGAAAAATTTTTCAACATATATTATTTAAATATTAAGAATATATTTTTATCAATTCGTTAAAATATATTGATTTTGAAAATAAATTGCGTATTTGGCTTTCTAATTCTGGCTTTTCATTAATCAATGTTTCATAATTTTCCGTAGCATTAATAATTTGATTAACTAAACTTTCACAATCTTCACTTTCAAAAAGTAACCCAAAATTCAATTTTAGAGCCATTTCTCTCATTCCTCCGTGATTTGCAACTATTGGTATTATATCATAATTAAATGATTCGATTATCATCATAGGAGCATTTTCAAAGCACTTAGATGTCATAATTGAAATTTTTGAAATCTCTAAATATTTTTTAAGTTTCTCATGACTCATAAAAGGCAAAAATAATATTCTTTCAGCCATATTTTCTTTTAAAACGTACTCTTGAAGTTTTTCCTTTTCTAAACCATCACCTATAATCAAAAGTTTATAATCAGCTTTTGTTTTATTTACAAACAAAACAAAGGCATTAATCAATAATTTTATATTTTTTTCCTCAGATAGCCTACCAAAATAAACTATATTATTTTCTTTTTTTAATTTATTATTTTTTTCAAACTTGCTAAAAATCGGATTATTAATTACAAGTATTTCCTTATCCTTGTAAAAACTATTTAAAAGGATAGTTTCCTTTATAAAATTAGAAGGTACAATTATAGTGTCAATTAATCCTTTTTTATAATAATAATGAGTTATTAAACTATTAAATCCTTTAGCTACAGAATGGATAAAACCACCTCTACTACATTTTCTATAGAAAATTTTAGTTTTAAAATGTACACTTGCACAATCTAAACACCTTTTGGTTTTATTATAATCATATGCTGCCTGATGTGAACAAGAATATTGAAAAGTATGTACCGTTTGTATTATTTTTATTTTTGGATTTCTTTTTTTATAATTAAATAGAGAATGCAAAATAGAAGGAGAAAGATTCCCGTAGTGATGTAAGTGTATTATTTCTGGATTAATTTCTTTCAAGATTAAATCCATCTTTTTTTTATTTGAAATAGAGTAGATAAAATCTAATAAATTCTCTTTATCTTGAAAATCAAAATCTAATTTGAACGACAATCCATCTGATTTTTTACAAGCAGTATAATGTGAATTTGATAAATCAAGTTCTTGCAACAAAATAACTGTCTCTCTAAAAACCGACTCTCCACCTCCACCTTCACCTTTTTCAGAAATGTGTAAAATTTTCTTTGACATTAAATTTTTACTTTTACAGTTAACTGACCGTTTAACCATTTAAACATATATATTTTTACAGCGAAAACCAAAATGAAATATTAATTTGGCAAGAGTATGTTTTAGTTAACTAAATCTTGCTCCTAACCAATTAAAGTAAATGGTTCTATTATGACTTAGTTACTCTATTAAGTGTAAGACTAACAATTCTAATCAAAGCTCTTATCTTTATATAGATAACACCATATTTTAATGCTATTACAAAATTTTCAAAACTTATCCTTTTATCATTATCTCCTAATAATAAAAATCCTTTTTGATAACTAAAAGCTGCCAATGATTTTTTTTGTTGCCTCAAAGATAACAAATGCCTATATGCAGAATAAACCTCATTCAATCTGGCAACTTGACGCTCATCAACATACGACAAGCTATCTGCTCCTTCTTTATTGTAAAAACCAAGATTTTTATTAATTAACTTGAATTTAGCACCAATAATCCCCATTCTAATCCATAAATCAAAATCTTCTACACCAATAATTTTTTTTTCTTCTGAAAATGATAAATTGTTCTTAGAAAAAACACTTTTTCTGATACAAGTGGATGAAGTAAGTATCGGATTAAAGCGTGTCAACAAATCTATCACCGGTGTCTTATTATTTATTTGCCTTGTAAACATTTCTCCTTGACTACCACTTTTATCTACTGACAAAAGCCTATGGTAAACAAAATCTATATTATCTAAACTTAGATTAGAAATATATGCTAATTTATCAGCTGTATACCAATCATCAGAATCTAAAAAACAAATCCATTCTCCTTTTGCTTGTGATATCCCTGTATTTCTAGGTCTCGCAGGTCCTCCAGAATTCTCTGGTAAGCGGATGTAATTCAAATTTAAAAGGTTAGTATATTTTTCAACTAACTCTATAGTTTGATCTGTTGATGCATTATCACAAATTACTACTTCAAAATTTTTAAACGTCTGTTCTACCAATGAATTTAAACATCTTTCTAAATCTATCCTTCTATTATAAGTAGGTATAATAATAGAAAATAAATAATTGTCCTCTTTTAACATATTCTAATAACGTTTATTTTACTTTTTTTTGCAAATATTCAAAAAGATCATTAATACCATCTTCTAAAGACAATTTTGGTTCAAACCCAATACTACAAATAAGACTGTTGTCTAATTTATAAATCATAGTTTTTGAATTTTTATTTTGTTCCGTCACCTTTATCGGTAATTCTATATTATATCGCTCTGCAAAAACCTTTTTTATTTTTTCAGCAATTTCTAATATCGAAAGAGTAATTCCAGAACTCAAATTGTATATTAGATGCTTTTCTTTTGTTTCAATTATAGCTTCAACTCCTCTACAAACATCCCACCCGTGTATAAAATCGCGTAAAGGCGAGCCGTCTGATTGTAATACAATTAATTTTTGGGTATAAGCCATCCGACACAAATCATTAATTACCAACCACCAACAATTATTCTCTTCAAAAATTGGAGCACCATAACTATTCGACAATCGAACCACATGACAATCAACATCTGAAGTTCTATTATAATATTCACAAATCACCTCTCCAATTTGATGTGTCAATCCATAAGGGTTTTGACTTAACAACATTTTACTTTCAGTGACTATTTCATCCTGTAACATCCCATAAACCTGAGCAGTAGAAAAGTAAATAAATTTTTTTAATCCTTTTTTTGAAAAAGTATCCAACAAAAACCAAACTGGCGTAATATTAACTGAGCTAACTAAGATTGGATTTCCATCTGATTGACGGTGGTCTAGTGAAATTAAGTGCACTAAAACATCGTACCCATGCTCAGCCACCTTCAGCACAAACTGCTCATCTCTTACATCACCAATCAATACTTTATCCATTTTTGCAACCCAATTTTCATCGGAAGGAATCTTTGAATGACATAGAGCCGTTACTGAATAACCTGCATTAGCTAAATACAAGCAAATTCGAGCTCCAATATAACCACTACCGCCAGTAACAAGAACTTTTTTTTTTACCATGAATAAGGTATTTCAGATAATTCAAGTTTACGTTCTATCTCATTTGGATCATGTTCTATACTAGCCAGATTCAAAAGCAAATTATAATCTTTTCCTATGCCACAAAATGCGACCCAAACTCCAGGAGGTATAGTAATTCTTTGATAATTGCCCTCGCCCAATGTTACATCAAAAAAGGTGTTTTTAGATGTACTATTTTCTCTATCATCATAAATAACAAAACGAATATTTCCTAATGGAACTACGAAATTCAATGTCATTTCAAAATGTTTTTTCCACGGCTTTATATCTTCAAAATGAATTGTAGAAAAATACGCTTCTCCAAAACCGGAATAACCGATATCAGATTTTTTCATTCCATGAAATACATCACCTTTTGGATTATGAATTCGTTTTAATGGAGTTAATAAAACATCTTGCATTGTTATTTTGTCCATGATATTTTTCCTAGTTGGGCTAAATTTTCATATCCCTCAATCTGTGATTGGGTGTACAAAAACATATTTCCATTATTCTTATAAAACTCATAATACCAATCACTAGTATATTCAATTAAAGTTGTATAATCGAGTGTTGGTTTCCATTGAAAATGAAATAAGGCTTTATCACAATTCAATTTTAGTAATCCAGC encodes:
- a CDS encoding NAD-dependent epimerase/dehydratase family protein; translation: MVKKKVLVTGGSGYIGARICLYLANAGYSVTALCHSKIPSDENWVAKMDKVLIGDVRDEQFVLKVAEHGYDVLVHLISLDHRQSDGNPILVSSVNITPVWFLLDTFSKKGLKKFIYFSTAQVYGMLQDEIVTESKMLLSQNPYGLTHQIGEVICEYYNRTSDVDCHVVRLSNSYGAPIFEENNCWWLVINDLCRMAYTQKLIVLQSDGSPLRDFIHGWDVCRGVEAIIETKEKHLIYNLSSGITLSILEIAEKIKKVFAERYNIELPIKVTEQNKNSKTMIYKLDNSLICSIGFEPKLSLEDGINDLFEYLQKKVK
- a CDS encoding dTDP-4-dehydrorhamnose 3,5-epimerase produces the protein MDKITMQDVLLTPLKRIHNPKGDVFHGMKKSDIGYSGFGEAYFSTIHFEDIKPWKKHFEMTLNFVVPLGNIRFVIYDDRENSTSKNTFFDVTLGEGNYQRITIPPGVWVAFCGIGKDYNLLLNLASIEHDPNEIERKLELSEIPYSW
- a CDS encoding glycosyltransferase family 1 protein; the protein is MQELDLSNSHYTACKKSDGLSFKLDFDFQDKENLLDFIYSISNKKKMDLILKEINPEIIHLHHYGNLSPSILHSLFNYKKRNPKIKIIQTVHTFQYSCSHQAAYDYNKTKRCLDCASVHFKTKIFYRKCSRGGFIHSVAKGFNSLITHYYYKKGLIDTIIVPSNFIKETILLNSFYKDKEILVINNPIFSKFEKNNKLKKENNIVYFGRLSEEKNIKLLINAFVLFVNKTKADYKLLIIGDGLEKEKLQEYVLKENMAERILFLPFMSHEKLKKYLEISKISIMTSKCFENAPMMIIESFNYDIIPIVANHGGMREMALKLNFGLLFESEDCESLVNQIINATENYETLINEKPELESQIRNLFSKSIYFNELIKIYS
- a CDS encoding glycosyltransferase family 2 protein encodes the protein MLKEDNYLFSIIIPTYNRRIDLERCLNSLVEQTFKNFEVVICDNASTDQTIELVEKYTNLLNLNYIRLPENSGGPARPRNTGISQAKGEWICFLDSDDWYTADKLAYISNLSLDNIDFVYHRLLSVDKSGSQGEMFTRQINNKTPVIDLLTRFNPILTSSTCIRKSVFSKNNLSFSEEKKIIGVEDFDLWIRMGIIGAKFKLINKNLGFYNKEGADSLSYVDERQVARLNEVYSAYRHLLSLRQQKKSLAAFSYQKGFLLLGDNDKRISFENFVIALKYGVIYIKIRALIRIVSLTLNRVTKS